GCGTGTCGTAGCTGCGCACGCCCTGGGCAAATGAGTTGATGAGCGCCAAAATTTTATCGCTATTTACCAGCACGTCCGCTTCGCCCTCGCCCAGGCTCTTTACCCACGCAAGGCCTCGCTGCTTTGGATCATGCACACAGAGCGCCTTACATACGGCATTTGCGGGGATCGAGTTACTCCTCTCGCCAAAATCCAGACTAATGAGCTCGCAGCCCTCCTCGGCGAGGAATTTCGCTAGCAGTTTCGTCGCGTTTGGGATATTTTTGTGTATCTCGTTACCCGAGTGTCCGCCGCTAAGCCCGGTAACGCCGATTTCGTAGATTTTACCGATCTTTTTAACGGTCTGCGCGCCGATTTTTGCGCTTACGTTTATACCGCCCGCGCAGCCCAGCGTCACGCGGTCGTCCTCTTCGCTGTCTAAATTTAGCAGATTGGGCGATAAAATTTTACCCTTAAAGGCGTTTGCGCCCACGAGCCCGACCTCTTCGTCGTTGGTAAATAGGCACTCCAAATTTGCAAACTCCCGCATCGCGCCCATCATCATCGCCACGCCGATGCCATCATCAGCGCCCAGAGTCGAGTTTTTAGCTCTTAGGATGCCGTTTTCTTCGATCAGCTCCAAATGCGGCGCCGCGCCCACGCAGACCATATCATAGTGGCTTTGCAAGCAAATTTTAGGCTCGCCCTTTACGGCGTGGATGTTGCCAGCCTCATCGACGCTCACGCTAAAGCCCTGAGAGCGCGCAAAATCCGCCAAAAACTCCCTCATCTGCTCCGTTTCGCAGCTGCAATGCGGTATCTCGCACAGCTTCTTAAAATCGTTCATAACCTCGTTTTTTTGCATGTTTGCTCCTTAAATTTACTTAACTATCTCGCCCGTGTAGCCAGTCGTAGCCACCGCATCTAGCAGCTGCTTCTCGCTCACGCCGTCTTTCGTCTCGACGCGGGCGGTTTTATCGTGCAGGCTAGCCTTGGCGCTGATGACGCCGTCGACGTTTAGCAGGGCTTTTCGCACCATCGCCGTACACAGCGGGCAGTGCATCCCCTCGACTTTGATAACAAAATTTTGATTTGCAAACGCCATGCTTGCAAGCAGTAAAATAGATAGAATTTTATTCATAAATTTTTCCTAAAACTTCAGGGTATGATAGCAGAATAATCACAAAAACAGCTAAAAAAACGTAGATGAAGATCCACTTTTTGCGGCGATTTGCTAGGTCGCAGGATTTTGGTTTTTTGAAAAAATAAAACGCGCTCGCCGCAAAGCAGATCGCGGCAAGTGCGGTAAAATAGGGCCTTAGCTCGGTTAGGCTCTCGATAGCTTCCGAGCTAAGCAGGCTAAATGAAGCGCCGAAAATCAAAAACAAAAGTGCAGGCAGGCAGCAAAGAGTCGCCGCCAGCGCGCTTACTACCGACGCCAGAGCTAGCCAAAAGCCCTTCATTTGACCTCTTGCGACTTGTAGTCGTAGCTAAATTCTTTAGGCGAATAGTAATTTAGCACATTGTCGTCCACTTCGCCGTAAGGATAGCCGAAGTTGTTTAG
This region of Campylobacter showae CSUNSWCD genomic DNA includes:
- a CDS encoding heavy-metal-associated domain-containing protein, with translation MNKILSILLLASMAFANQNFVIKVEGMHCPLCTAMVRKALLNVDGVISAKASLHDKTARVETKDGVSEKQLLDAVATTGYTGEIVK
- a CDS encoding M20/M25/M40 family metallo-hydrolase, which produces MQKNEVMNDFKKLCEIPHCSCETEQMREFLADFARSQGFSVSVDEAGNIHAVKGEPKICLQSHYDMVCVGAAPHLELIEENGILRAKNSTLGADDGIGVAMMMGAMREFANLECLFTNDEEVGLVGANAFKGKILSPNLLNLDSEEDDRVTLGCAGGINVSAKIGAQTVKKIGKIYEIGVTGLSGGHSGNEIHKNIPNATKLLAKFLAEEGCELISLDFGERSNSIPANAVCKALCVHDPKQRGLAWVKSLGEGEADVLVNSDKILALINSFAQGVRSYDTQLGMVNESINLSTVKQKGEVIEFDFFARAMKRDGLENLGFETATLASALGFDVRVADRSANWAPCISDFAHLVLEELQKQKPQAKFAAVHAGLECGVLVAKQPELQACSIGPNIHSPHSVNEHCEIASVEMMAEVVRNIIARLQ